TGCTTCTGACCTTTTTGGAAGCCGCCCTGCCTGTTGCCGGAAGGAGCCTGGCCGGAAGGCATTTCGCCGCTTGGAGCCTGGCCACCTTGGAAACCTCCTGAAGGCATCTCACCATTTGGTGCTTCTCCGCCTGGGAAGTTACCGTCAGGAGCCTCGCCTGAAGGCATCTCTCCATTTGGGGCCTGACCTCCAAATCCGCCCATACCGCCACGGCCGCCGCCCATTGGCATTGATTCTGTGATCTCTGTTACTTCTTCTCCGTTTACTGTGATGGTGCCACCATTAAATTCAGCTGTAGTGTCATAATCGAAAGCAAACTGCGCTGTAATATCTATATTTCCGCCATTGATGATAAGTGAGCCGTTTGCATCAAGCGCATCCGTGTCACCGCTTGCCATTTCGATAGAAATATCACCACCATTTATCTCAATAACAACATCGTAGGCAGTACTCTTGTTAGACGCATTGATACCATCATCTGTTGCGTAGATGTCAATTGTTCCACCATTTATCTGGATATATGTTCCTTCGAGAGCCTCGGCTGCATTAACATTGATATTGCCATCATTTATCATGAGAACTGTTGTTGCCTGAATACCGTCATCTGTAGCCTTGAGAGTATAATCACCACCATTTATATAAACATATCCAACAGTCAGATCATCTGAGTTTTCACTGTGAAGTGCGTCTTTTCCTGCTGTTATGTTAAAAGAGCCATCGTTAATACTGAGGGAATCATTAGCTTCGATACCATCTTCATCAGCAGTGATATTGTAGGTACCTCCGGTTACTTTGACATCATCTTTTCCTGAAATACCATTTGCGGTGGACTCAATATTAAGAGTTCCGACTCCATTAAATACAAGATCATCCTTGGAGTAAATTACAGCATCAGTGTTTGTCGTTCCATCAGCTGTGAAGGTTCCGGTGACTTTAAGTGTATTTGTAGAATCAGTAGTAGTTACAAATACTTTATCTGCTGCTTTTACATAGATTGCAGGAGCTGTAGTGTTGGTAATGGTAACTCCGTCAAGTACCAGCTGAACCTTGGCTGAATCTGCATCGACGATGATAGAAGTTCCTGTTACTTCGCCGCTTATTACATACACGCCTTCTGAGCTGATAGTGACATCCTCGCCACTTGTGAGTGTGATATATTCTGCGTCTGTAAGATCAGCTTCCTGTTCAAGATCCCTGTCTGAAAAAAGATTTGATGTATCAATCAGAGAAGATGAACTTGCAGTAGTAGAACCATTTGCCATGTAGCTTTCTGATGAATCTGAGCCGGATTGCGCTGATTCTGAGCTGTTGTTGTCTCCCGAAACAGCACCTTCAGCATTTTGGCCATTGACAGTATCATTATTATTATCACCGTTACCTTCAACAGCGCTGGTATCTGACTGCTCTGTAACTGTCTGATTTAGTATGTTTGAAACATCTTCGGCAGAACACCCTGTCACCGCAAGGGCTGCTGTCAATAAAGCGATAGCTGCAAACATATTTCTTTTACCATTTAATTTCTCTAATAGATTTTTTTTCATAATATTTATCTCACTTTCTTACAACCATTGTACTAATAATGAAACTTGCGATAAAGTAGTTTACTGATAGAATACCTTGTACCTATCGGATGATCATATTATTGCGTGTCAACCTAAAAACAACCTAAAAGAAATATTATGATATGATGTAGGTGTCAAAAATGAATTTAGACACTACATGATATAAGTTAATGATGAGGAAAAGCAAACAATTATATTGCAGACAACCTATATAAAAAGGTATTATGTTAAAGTGGTGGAGAAATATCGAAATGGGAATTATTAGTGAAAAGATAACACAGATATTAAAAGAAGCTGATATCACAAGAGCAATAATCAGTAAGCCTTCTTCCAAATCTTCCGAATACAGGAAAATAGAGATTTTGGCAAAAGAAAAAGCATCTGCCGGAAACGACTGCAAGACATGCCCTCCGGACAGACTTTTTCAGATTTCCAAGTATACTGAAAAGCAGGTCTTTCATGAGAATGTTAAGGTAAAAGAGCTGCCGCAAAGAGTTGAGGCTCTTATAAATGAACTTTCTTTCAGACAGATGAGTGTTTGGACAGATGAGCATGAATACATATTTCTTTTGTCTAAAAAAGGCGAACTGAGCTTTAAAAAGCGTGCACTTAAGGAAGATGAACAAAAGCACCTTGGTGAGAAAAATACAGGACATAACAGGCAAAAGAACTACATCATTAGCGAAGGACAGCAGGTTGAGCCGCTGTATGACATGGGCATCTTTACCAAGGAAGGCAAAGTCGTAAAGTCCATGTATGACAAGTTCAGACAGATTAACAGATTTCTTGAGATACTTGATGATGAGATCGATTCTGCCAAATTAGATCATTTGAATGTTATAGATTTTGGATGTGGCAAGAGCTATCTGACCTTTGTCGTTTATTATTATCTGACTCAAATAAAGGGAATTACCGCAAACATCATTGGTCTTGACCTTAAGGCTGATGTTATCAAAAAGTGCAATCAGGCGGCCAGAAAATATGGATACGACAATCTTCATTTTGAGCTGGGCGATATAAACGGCTATAATGCGCCATTTGATGTTGATATGGTGATCACGCTTCACGCCTGCGATACGGCTACTGACTATGCCTTGTATAATGCAATTTCGTGGAACGCCAAAATGATCTTTTCAGTACCTTGCTGTCAGCACGAGCTCAATCAGAAGATCAAGTCTGATGACCTGTCTATTCTTACCAGATATGGTATTATAAAAGAGCGTTTTGCAGCGCTTGCAACAGACGCTATCAGAGGAAATCTTCTGGAATATGCAGGGTATAAAACACAGCTTCTTGAATTCGTTGATTTTGCGCATACGCCCAAGAATATACTGATAAGAGCTGTGAAAAGACCTATCGGCCCCAAGAACAGCAGAGACAAGGCACTTGCAGAAGTTAATAAGCTTATGGAGGAATTCCATACAGACCAGACACTATACAATCTTTTGGTAAAAGAAGACTAATAGACAATAAAAAGTAGGTGCCAAAAGTACATTCACACCATATGAAATACAAATCATAACATATATTTGAGAAACAGGAGGACAATAAAATGGGAGTTAACAGTATTGATGCAGAGGACGATCAGTTTGCTTATCGCTATGATACACAGCTTTTGATCGACCGTAGAGATAAGGATCTTGACGAGGATGAAATTTCAGATTATATCACTGAAAACTTTGAAGGAAATTCTTTAATTGCAGCAGGTGACGAGGACCTTGTTAAGATACATTTTCATACAAACGAGCCTTGGAAAGTACTTGAGTACTGCAATACAGTAGGTGAGATCTACGACATCGTAGTAGAAGACATGATCCGTCAGTCTAACGGATTGCAGGGGTAATACATAGACCTCCGGTGATTTGCAGATATGGAAATGCGTCTATTCATGGACAAACCTCCAGTGATACTTCGTATCAAATCGGTTTGACCACGAACAGACTTATTCTCATATTCCTGCAAATCAAATCGGTGTTATGTTCATACCCCTATGTGAGTTTCTACAGATACAAGATAGGAGACGATTATGAAGAATATTACACTTGGACGCACCGGCATATGCGTCCCTCAGAACGGCTTTGGCGCTCTTCCGATTCAGAGAGTTACGCTGGAAGAAGCAGTGAAGATTCTTCGCAAAGCCTATGATGGCGGAATGAGATTTTTTGACACAGCAAGAGCTTATTCAGACAGCGAGGAGAAGCTTGGAGCGGCCTTTGGCGATGGCTATGTTCGTAGAGAAGACATAATCATCACTACCAAGACAGCAGCCAAGACTCCTGAAGATTTCTGGAAAGATTTGGAAACTTCTCTTTCCAAGCTCAAAACTACTTATATTGATGTCTATCAGTTCCATCTTATGGGGCAGTGCTGGAAACCGGGCGATGGAAGCGGCATGTATGAATGTATGCTTGAAGCCAAGGCTCAGGGCAAGATCAAGCATATCGGAGGAACTGCCCACAAAATTGGCGTAGCCAAAGAACTTGCAGAATCTGGCCTTTATGAGACTGTTCAGTATCCTATAAGCTACCTTGCTACAGACAAGGAGATTGAACTGATCCACCTCTGTAACAAGAATAATGTAGGATTTATCTGCATGAAGGGACTTGCCGGAGGTCTTATCACAAACTCCAAGGCAGCTATGGCCTTTGCCAGTCAGTTTGACGGAACTGTTCCTATATGGGGAATTCAGAGAGAGTCTGAACTTGATGAATGGCTTGCTTTCATGGATGAGACACCTTCCATGAATGATGAGATCAAGGCCTTTATAGATAGCGAGAGAAAAGAGCTTATGGGTGATTTCTGTCGCGGCTGCGGATATTGCATGCCTTGTACTGTGGGCATACAGATCAATCAGTGCAACCGTATGTCTCTTATGCTCAGACGTGCGCCGTCAGATTCATGGCTTTCAGAATACTGGCAGGCTGAAATGGGCAAGATTGATGAGTGCATTGGCTGCGGTGTGTGCCTTTCAAAGTGCCCATACGAGCTGGAGATACCAACTCTTTTACGCAAGAATCTTGAAGACTATAGAGAAGTCCTTGCTGGAAATCGTAAGGTGAAGTAATAGCATTGAAAAAATAATA
The sequence above is a segment of the Butyrivibrio proteoclasticus B316 genome. Coding sequences within it:
- a CDS encoding carbohydrate-binding domain-containing protein, producing MKKNLLEKLNGKRNMFAAIALLTAALAVTGCSAEDVSNILNQTVTEQSDTSAVEGNGDNNNDTVNGQNAEGAVSGDNNSSESAQSGSDSSESYMANGSTTASSSSLIDTSNLFSDRDLEQEADLTDAEYITLTSGEDVTISSEGVYVISGEVTGTSIIVDADSAKVQLVLDGVTITNTTAPAIYVKAADKVFVTTTDSTNTLKVTGTFTADGTTNTDAVIYSKDDLVFNGVGTLNIESTANGISGKDDVKVTGGTYNITADEDGIEANDSLSINDGSFNITAGKDALHSENSDDLTVGYVYINGGDYTLKATDDGIQATTVLMINDGNINVNAAEALEGTYIQINGGTIDIYATDDGINASNKSTAYDVVIEINGGDISIEMASGDTDALDANGSLIINGGNIDITAQFAFDYDTTAEFNGGTITVNGEEVTEITESMPMGGGRGGMGGFGGQAPNGEMPSGEAPDGNFPGGEAPNGEMPSGGFQGGQAPSGEMPSGQAPSGNRQGGFQKGQKQNGNTSASSSNASAQ
- a CDS encoding class I SAM-dependent methyltransferase, whose amino-acid sequence is MGIISEKITQILKEADITRAIISKPSSKSSEYRKIEILAKEKASAGNDCKTCPPDRLFQISKYTEKQVFHENVKVKELPQRVEALINELSFRQMSVWTDEHEYIFLLSKKGELSFKKRALKEDEQKHLGEKNTGHNRQKNYIISEGQQVEPLYDMGIFTKEGKVVKSMYDKFRQINRFLEILDDEIDSAKLDHLNVIDFGCGKSYLTFVVYYYLTQIKGITANIIGLDLKADVIKKCNQAARKYGYDNLHFELGDINGYNAPFDVDMVITLHACDTATDYALYNAISWNAKMIFSVPCCQHELNQKIKSDDLSILTRYGIIKERFAALATDAIRGNLLEYAGYKTQLLEFVDFAHTPKNILIRAVKRPIGPKNSRDKALAEVNKLMEEFHTDQTLYNLLVKED
- a CDS encoding aldo/keto reductase, with the protein product MKNITLGRTGICVPQNGFGALPIQRVTLEEAVKILRKAYDGGMRFFDTARAYSDSEEKLGAAFGDGYVRREDIIITTKTAAKTPEDFWKDLETSLSKLKTTYIDVYQFHLMGQCWKPGDGSGMYECMLEAKAQGKIKHIGGTAHKIGVAKELAESGLYETVQYPISYLATDKEIELIHLCNKNNVGFICMKGLAGGLITNSKAAMAFASQFDGTVPIWGIQRESELDEWLAFMDETPSMNDEIKAFIDSERKELMGDFCRGCGYCMPCTVGIQINQCNRMSLMLRRAPSDSWLSEYWQAEMGKIDECIGCGVCLSKCPYELEIPTLLRKNLEDYREVLAGNRKVK